The genomic stretch TCTTCCATGTACTTTACCAGCAGGCTGGAATTAGACGGAGAACGTATGGAAGATGTGCAAAATAATTATAAGGTAGGCTATTTCGTCGCCCTATTTTTCCGGGTACACATGAAAAGACACTTCATCCAACCCGAAATGATGTATAATGTCTATAAAGGTGAAATAGCTTTCAATAAGAATCAGAATAATGAAAATACCCTTCCCGAGTTTGCCAAACTGAACAGCACAATTCATTCTTTGGAATTACCTATACTATATGGCTATAGTTTTGTAAAAAGCCGTCCTTATGGCATGGCACTTTTTATCGGCCCCAAATTAGAATATGTATGGAAACATAAGACTGATGAAGAGTTTGAAGGGTTCGGGCATTCCGGCATAAAAGAAGAATTACGCCCTATCAATATAAGTTCCGTTATCGGATTAGGCGTGAATATTGCAAATATATTCTTCGATTTCCGGTATGAAATCGGACTAACCAATATATCCAAATCAATCACTTACGAAAAGAATATAGATGGAGTCATATTTCAGGAAAAAGGTATCTTCATCAATCGTCATCGCAATGTATTAAGTTTCTCTCTAGGAGTTATTTTTTAAGCAGTCATACTCCTCCGTAAGAATTCCGACATCTATCATAATATTACATTCTGAAGAGTTTTCCACCAAAGAATAGAACTGAGGATCAACTATTTCCGGCATTTGACTTCCTATGAAACGACAAAAAGAAAGTCACACGTGTTTTTTCTGTAATTCCACTAAAGATTTTCTTCTAAATAATTTCCTTATATTCTAAAATTACTTAACTTTGTGAACTCAGAATCGAATATCGCACATAAACTTATTATAAAAAGAAATGAAAAGAGACGATTTGATTTTCGACATTATCGAAAAAGAGCATCAACGCCAGCTCAAAGGTATCGAGCTGATCGCATCCGAAAACTTTGTTAGTGACCAAGTAATGCAAGCTATGGGTTCTTGCCTTACCAACAAGTATGCTGAAGGGTATCCCGGCAAGCGCTACTATGGCGGTTGCGAAGTGGTAGACCAGAG from Phocaeicola dorei encodes the following:
- a CDS encoding porin family protein, giving the protein MKKLLLLIALLLLTLSVPVRGEKKGLQEEPKINVGIKGGFNSSMYFTSRLELDGERMEDVQNNYKVGYFVALFFRVHMKRHFIQPEMMYNVYKGEIAFNKNQNNENTLPEFAKLNSTIHSLELPILYGYSFVKSRPYGMALFIGPKLEYVWKHKTDEEFEGFGHSGIKEELRPINISSVIGLGVNIANIFFDFRYEIGLTNISKSITYEKNIDGVIFQEKGIFINRHRNVLSFSLGVIF